The window aatgcatacaaatgacttcttttagagaaccactgaatggaatgaaatcaaacatggcatgaatgttcctaatgtggtgttgaccaagtgttgttactttgtagccgatccattatccaagatggccgccagcgggggacttagtttaacataggaccctatgggaaatgcatacaaatgacttcttctagagaaccactgaatggaataaaaccaaacattgcatgaatgttccttatgagtgctgaccaagtgttgttactttgtagccgatccatcatccaagatggccgccagcaggggacttagtttaacataggaccctatgggaaatgcatacaaatgacttcttttagagaaccactgaatggaataaaaccaaacatggcatgaatgttccttatgaggtgctgaccaagtgttgttactttgtagccgatccgtcatccaagatggccgccagtgggggacttttgaatgaaattaaagatgttcctttccttataaatgaggttgtgttgtcacttttagccaaattttatatttttttatatgatttcaaaaacccaagtagaatcaggtgagcgatacaggctcttgagagcctctagttttgtacATGCccttcgttttctcgtttgaattgtctgAATTTTCATTTCGTACACGGCATTTCATAACTTGCTTTGCGTtatgagctttgttcattgttgaagaccgtacggtaacctatactTGCTTACTTCTACGACATTTGGCTTCAGGTGGAGAGAagcattgacaatcatacctcatctccttatttttatatattatatttaactcatatgtcgaaaataTTATTTCAGGTGGAACAGCTGATATAACATGTCATCAAAAGGACGCCGAGGGTAGCCTTAGAGAATTACAGAAACCAAGTGGGGGTTCATGGGGTGGTACACGTGTAGATGAAGCTTTCAATCAGCTTCTTATTAAAATTGTTGGTGCACATCATTTTAGAACTTTTCAAGAGAAAAACAAAGCTGATGCATTAGATATCTATAGAGAAATGGAAACAAAGAAGAGAAACATTACAAACGACACCGAAGGAAAAGTCACGTTAAAAGTCCCAGTTTCACTAATTCAGTCATTTGAAAAAGAAACAGGAGAGGAAATCAAAGAAGTAATAAAACAGATGGCATATGCAGGCAAAATGACTTGGGTCGGAGACAAGTTAAGAATGGATGCCAATCTTTTCCGTGCATTGTTCAATGATCCGAAGACCAATTTGGTAAACCACGTGAAGTCTTTAATGACTAAAGGCCCTTTAAGAGATGTAAGCACGATATTAATGGTCGGAGGTTTTTCCGAGTCTCCTATAATGCAGTCGGCAATTAAAGATGCGTTTCCGGGCAAGAAAGTGGTCGTTCCAGATGAAGCTGGGTTAGCTGTATTGAAAGGTGCCGTTATGTATGGGCATCAGCCACAAACAATTTCCGTCAGAATATCGAGATATACGTATGGCATTAACATTTCTCCGCCATTTAAATCCGGTGAACATTCACCAGAAAGACGTGTAAGCATTGAAGGTACGGACAGAGTAAAAGACGTTTTCAAGAAGTATATAGAAGCCGATCAAACATTGAAAGTTGGTGAAGCTGTTAGTGGCCGCCATGTCACAATTAAGAAACGCCAAAAAGAaatgcttttaaaaatatttgcaaCTGAAGATAGTAATCCTCGATATGTCACAGATAAAGGATGCGAGTATTTGGGAAAGGTTGTCATTCAACTGCCGGAAGTCGACGAAAAACTGAAAGTTGACGTGAAGATGATTTTTGGAGAAACTGAACTTATGGTTGAAGCTAAGGAATCGACCACTGGTTCTACATACAAATCTTTCTTTGACTTTTTGTAGAGTACTTTAGCCTTTAAACACGTTTTGCAATTGTTTACGGTGTTATATTGAGAAGAATAACAGATGTTGAAGACATTGATTGTGAACATAAGATTGTATTATCACTTAGACATTAAGATAATAAAATTAAACCAACatccagtggtggatccagaaattttcataaacgGGGGAAAAGGGAGGGGGGTGGACGTCACTGACTGTCTAAGAAGGGACCGATTCCAGTCGCTTCAATGATTCCCAACATTATCATCCAAAGTTTCCCACAAAAGTAAAAAATCGACTCCGACACGTTCACTTTGGGAAAAATCTagcattttttaaatttgtttaacaaAACATCCGTTTACCGTTTCTCTCTCTACATCAATGATTATGCTTtcgtattaaaaataaaaagacatattTGAGTGAAGTATCCTCATGTTTGTTAGCATATAATGTGaatgtataaaaaagaattaGTTTTTCcgttttaataaaaactaaaatcaaGTACTAATTGctcctgtaaaaagtaaaatcacaaaaatactgaactccgaggaaaattcataacggaaagtccctaatcaaatggtaaaatcaattgTAATCAATTAAAATGGATTGAAGTCCATATTACAATCAGTGTCGAATTGGTGTTTctcattgcattttttttttaaatatttaacttttaGAAATcacaaattaaattttattgaattggAAGAAAAATTGGGAGAGCACTTATGGGTAAATACATTTTTAGTGGATCTTCGTAAAAGCAtccttttataataatttcttgttGTTATATTCGAAATCGGAATGTACCGGTAAAACCCTCCAACTCCTTAAGTTACTTAAAGTCTCAGttataacatatttatttttattttgatgtgcTTTGCATTAAAAGTCCCGAAGAAATAAATCATGCATTACTATTGTccgtttatgaattttgaaattattaagaaactaaggcttcaactccctcaggcaaagttggccttagatgaatttggctatttgttTTAGGTAGTTTTGGCgcatagctcttcaacggtttcagtacttatacattttcggatttcaaatgtttggctttgagcgttcctgatgaaggtaaatccagagaaGCCCGTCGGACGCAAGAAATCAttaagtgttgttttcaattttttacttatAAGCAGATTAGTAGTTTTATTCATAGTAGCAAactatttcatatatataaaaagataccaaagaaaAATAATCAGTCGCTGCAATAATTATAAATTCTAGAATATTGAATCGTGTGGATAAAGCTTCAAACAAGTAACGTCACCAGTGGCAAAAATATGTTATACGTATATATAATAAGTAACGTGATTGACTTTTGTGTTATAGTAGATCATTGTTCGTATGGGAGATGATCAAATGCTATATATGTGAAAAATACGGGAAACTTTTTCAAGCGTTTAAGAACATATAGTACGATGCGCATGTGAATTTTTTCTTGGTTATATAAATGAAATGTGcagaaacataaacataaacCAAATCCAGTATAGTAACTTAACAAAAAATCTAGCATCTCTAGAATTCACAACCACAATTATATCCTGTGACACTAAATACGAACTAGTTGACGATAAGAGTATCGTATACTGTAAACTCTTCTATCatttcaattcaattctttatttacaCTCGGACAAATTACAAATTATCGATAAATTGCTGGTTATTTACGATTATCACAATTTGATCTGTTACAGTACATTAaatcaacaaaagactcatcagttaagCTCGAATCAAAAACGGTTTTAATAGGCCAAGTAAagcacgaagttgaagaacattgtaGACTAAAATATTCCAGAAGGGTTTTGTCAAATAAAGATAAGGTAAGGCCATTTCTgtggtagaaaatccttagtttttcgaaaaaaatctaatttgtcaatgggttaatttataaatatgaccctATCAATGATAGTTTATGTCAACACTAGCTGATGAAACTCTCCGACATAATTGGCATATGGTGCACTGTAAAagtggttgaaaacaaaacaaaacccaTGATAGATGAAGATACCATGATTAAAGTGTACACCAGACGCAcctttcgtctacaaagactcatcagtgacgctcaaataaaacaaaatatgaaaaagccGCAGACAGCATTTAAAAAACCCCTTTGCAATACCTAGCCTATATTACGTTAGTCGTACATGTATGTGACGTTCCGTGCTTCGGATTGCATGTTGACGGGTTTAATATTTGTTGAATATCTACTCATTGTCAATTAATATTTTcgtacgataaaaaaaaaaatatgtctttttgtttaaAACGACAATGTTGTGTACATATTGAAATTTACACATGCGTACAATACAATGAGTACGTTTCAGTCGATTAACTGTATGTGTGAAACATTGGTTGCAGCATACCAAAGGTCCAGATTACAATCAGAACAAGGTACACTATAAAGACACAGTTATGTCGAATGTCTTTTGTTAATTTGTAGTTTAATATTAACAATACACGAATCATTACAATAACAttcaataatatttaaataatttgacaTTTTATCTTGATTTGATGGTAGTGGTCCGTCATGGTTTGTTTCTCGTGAGTTTTTAAACTGGATATTTTGGAGATAATTGTAATCTTCGCCCCAAACACGGTGGAATTATTTGTGGTTATGGCACTTAGACATCAGGTTTGTTGTATAAATTAAATTTGTATGTTGAAAGTGGATATCTtatgaaattttagaatttttaggGTAGAATGCGTAAATAAAAAACGTTTGCAGCGAGATTGTTTACGTAACAATGTTTCTGGTTATAAGACGGGGACAGTACCATCTAGGATTGTTTTATcttatgtttttatcattatatcaatataaatgtaaataaaaagatgtggtatgggtgccaatgagacaactctccattcaaatcacaatgTATACAAAGTTAACAATAATAGGTCAAGGACttaagtacggtcttcaacatggagccttggcgcATATCGAACAGCAGGACCGGAATAGCAAGCTAATGACCCCAaagtgactagtgtaaaacaatacaacaaaaaagcTGGAAAACCAACACGGTCTTATCTTTATAAACATATTTAGAATGTTTAATAGCACAATCATACATTGTTAAATACAAATTAATATTAATTGTCTTTATTGTCACAACTTTAacaattattattattgaaattcaaCCCATTCTCCTTGGTTATAGAAAAGTACCAGTAGTGCTTCTACCAAATCAAGGCGGACGGCAATCATTAGACTACTCCGACAAGTCAAAGATGCATATACTGTAGACAAGATAAAGCAGGCCAAGGGGGAGTATGAAGGACTACTGGCTGCGGATCAGCGATTCCAAGTATACCCGGGGAAAGTTAGTTGTTGTATATATGTGATGTAATAAAATAATAGAATTAAACGTTCAGATATCTGCATTTATTGACTGTAAATGTCGGATGAAATTCTGAAGAAATTTTGCTAAAACAATAATTGCTCCCTCTTCAATGTTGTTTAAACAATAAGCAAAATGTTGTCATCTATATTCAACATAATCAGGCGACAGAATATGATACAACAATGAGACAGAACCCCGCCAAACTAAATTATTAGAAATTCGATAAGGTCTGCAAAGATGCACATAAATAAGTCTCCACAcaatattttataacatgttATTTATACAAAAAGTGAAGTGGCATTTAGTacttaatattcattttcatctaGGAATTCTTAGCTATAGATAAGCAGGATGTGGACAGGATTGAAGCATTAGCGCCCTTGCAAAAACATGCCAATATTCTGTATGAAATGTTAACCACAGAAAGAAACGGTGTTCCTGTACAAAAAGAAGCACAAGACGAGCTGTGTAGACTCTTGGTAGTAAAGGAAGCATTTGATCTTATTTCAGCAAAACAGGTTAAAAACTTAATCAATTAATTATGTTTGTTTACTTACATTTTCGTTGATCATTCTTTATGCCGAAATTTTCTCGTTTTCAGGTAGGGTCTCCTGTACATGCCATATAGTATAAAGTGGGGGTTTCCCCTTTTGTTTGGGATGTAGGTTTGAAGAGGGGTTGGAGAGGCTCCCGATGTATATTTATGGCGTCTATACTATTTAAAGCGACTGGTATATAGACGGAGTAATAGTGTATTACAGGCTATAAACTGAGTCCCACTAAACTAGCGATTTTCCTTTTGTTGCTTGTATATGCTTACACTGAGTCTCAATTTCCTTCTTTGTGTGCCATGCATTCACAAACCAAATTTTCGGTTACCACTTTTGACTTAGTAAGCATAACATAAAAACCCAGACCCAGAACGTTGATACtgattattactattattatcaTGATGATTAGAATACgtttaattattaaaacaaaGCAGTAATTGCATGATAAATCTGTTATAGCTAGACGAAAAGAAGCGGTCTCGCTTGTGTGAGTTACCCGATACTGTCACTATACCATTAGAAGACTATGAAGACATGAGGAGAAAAATGAGACTTCAGAAGCTAGAGCTCGATGAATTAAATTCTAGGTAGTGTATCATTTCAAATTAATTCTGCAAGTAATCATATGAagaaaaattgtctcattggcaatcatttcaAATCTTCATATTCGATTTTATTACATACAGTAGAATTTGGAAATGTTAAGCATTTCAGGTCACAAAATAATATTTCAGTATAATTATGTAAATGATATTTAATTAAtgcataacatataaaaaaaaatctttagtgCATAAAACATTAGTTCTTATTAAATTGTGCTTTTTAAAGATATCGTGTGTATGTAAgctttaagctaggttcacactgccgatcaggcCAACTCGATCAATCtctatcaagacaaattaagcgatcgggagactggtccGTCTCAATCGACAATAATGTTCGGGGTGGTCTACCTTgatcgtcatcgatctgactttctacccgagagtttttgacatgtcaaaaacattcgagtaaggatcgagaagccagtcactcgagaagagatcgagaattcgtagtgaagcggtcgaattgatcgggaaaggatcgtggagagatcgagtttggtcggaatacaaatagtttaccgatcagtac of the Mytilus galloprovincialis chromosome 8, xbMytGall1.hap1.1, whole genome shotgun sequence genome contains:
- the LOC143085438 gene encoding heat shock 70 kDa protein 12A-like, encoding MSSKKSKILVAAIDFGTTFSGYAFSFKTDYENDPMKISVNQQWTAGSRSLISLKAPTVVLLDKSKQFLAFGYDAEDKYSEFALDEVHHNFYYFRRFKMLLHETKHLTRKTMIKDDDGKEMPALEIFSMVIKYLKGHLLETLETRGTGLDNNDIHWVLTVPAIWTEPAKQFMREAAEKAGISGEQLSICLEPEAASLYCQHLPIEKLKDKDGIGSEFTASGRGAKYMVLDLGGGTADITCHQKDAEGSLRELQKPSGGSWGGTRVDEAFNQLLIKIVGAHHFRTFQEKNKADALDIYREMETKKRNITNDTEGKVTLKVPVSLIQSFEKETGEEIKEVIKQMAYAGKMTWVGDKLRMDANLFRALFNDPKTNLVNHVKSLMTKGPLRDVSTILMVGGFSESPIMQSAIKDAFPGKKVVVPDEAGLAVLKGAVMYGHQPQTISVRISRYTYGINISPPFKSGEHSPERRVSIEGTDRVKDVFKKYIEADQTLKVGEAVSGRHVTIKKRQKEMLLKIFATEDSNPRYVTDKGCEYLGKVVIQLPEVDEKLKVDVKMIFGETELMVEAKESTTGSTYKSFFDFL
- the LOC143042998 gene encoding uncharacterized protein LOC143042998 — encoded protein: MALRHQKSTSSASTKSRRTAIIRLLRQVKDAYTVDKIKQAKGEYEGLLAADQRFQVYPGKEFLAIDKQDVDRIEALAPLQKHANILYEMLTTERNGVPVQKEAQDELCRLLVVKEAFDLISAKQLDEKKRSRLCELPDTVTIPLEDYEDMRRKMRLQKLELDELNSRSSRRHHGQYIELGTSNPIRPTRIGDMYDGLFDIQWHEALPLAMELYPEESEAFIFLRDLLLKAYDFSSDIAKDEQEKLVSHLNKSVLEPTLHMEGQEYRKRAKDDAEVTEQNEMYAKEVRKATALKSLPSLFSVTVQKALPPGKPELVRISACR